One genomic window of Paenisporosarcina antarctica includes the following:
- the murD gene encoding UDP-N-acetylmuramoyl-L-alanine--D-glutamate ligase, giving the protein MNNISEFTSKKVLVLGLAKSGVAAAELLHKLGAFVTVNDAKPFDESPDAQNLLSKGITVICGRHPEDLLDEGFEYVIKNPGIPYNNPIVSDAILRGIPVWTEMELAYLISEAPFIGITGSNGKTTTTTLLFHMLNQGGQKPLIAGNIGTVACKVAEDAQADHVIVTELSSFQLMGINKFQPKISILINLYESHLDYHGTFENYADAKFAVTKNQTNEDLFIYNADQPAVVKYAELTKAKLLPFTTKGRRAEGISADATTIYWLGEPYLERKSIALPGEHNLENILTAVATSILMGCPKETIQHVLTSFTGVKHRTQFVREWKKRKFYNDSKATNTLATKSALAAFEQPVILIAGGLERGHSFEEMRPYMEHVKALVSFGETSSRLVEFAASCGVDYLKKVDDIEQAVKVATAISEPNDIILLSPACASWDQYANFELRGNDFIKAVFQIK; this is encoded by the coding sequence ATGAATAACATTTCTGAATTCACATCAAAAAAAGTACTTGTGTTAGGACTTGCAAAGAGTGGTGTTGCGGCAGCAGAACTGCTTCATAAATTAGGCGCATTTGTTACAGTTAATGATGCAAAGCCCTTTGATGAAAGTCCGGACGCGCAGAACTTATTAAGTAAGGGCATTACGGTTATTTGTGGAAGACATCCAGAGGATTTACTTGACGAAGGATTTGAATATGTAATTAAAAATCCAGGTATTCCTTATAATAATCCTATTGTTAGTGATGCTATATTGCGGGGGATTCCTGTATGGACAGAAATGGAATTAGCTTACTTGATTAGTGAAGCTCCATTTATTGGGATAACAGGTTCGAATGGTAAAACAACCACTACGACTTTGCTATTCCACATGTTAAATCAAGGTGGTCAAAAACCTTTAATTGCTGGGAATATAGGAACAGTTGCTTGTAAAGTTGCTGAAGATGCCCAAGCTGATCACGTGATTGTAACAGAACTTTCATCATTTCAGTTGATGGGAATTAATAAATTCCAACCGAAAATTTCGATTCTAATTAATTTGTATGAATCCCATTTGGATTACCATGGTACGTTTGAAAATTATGCGGATGCAAAATTTGCGGTAACTAAAAATCAGACGAATGAAGACTTATTTATTTATAACGCCGATCAACCTGCTGTTGTTAAATATGCAGAACTCACAAAGGCAAAACTTTTGCCATTTACAACTAAAGGTAGAAGAGCAGAAGGAATAAGTGCAGACGCCACAACTATTTATTGGCTGGGTGAACCTTATTTAGAGAGAAAATCGATTGCATTACCTGGAGAGCATAATCTTGAAAATATACTAACTGCTGTTGCGACTTCTATTTTAATGGGTTGTCCAAAAGAAACAATTCAGCATGTCTTGACGTCCTTTACAGGAGTGAAACATCGTACACAATTCGTACGTGAGTGGAAGAAACGTAAATTCTACAATGATTCAAAAGCAACAAACACGTTAGCAACCAAAAGTGCGCTAGCGGCATTTGAACAGCCTGTAATCTTAATAGCTGGTGGTTTAGAGCGAGGACATTCATTTGAAGAAATGCGACCTTATATGGAGCATGTGAAAGCTTTAGTTTCATTTGGAGAAACAAGTAGTCGTCTCGTTGAATTTGCAGCATCCTGCGGTGTAGATTATTTGAAAAAAGTAGATGATATAGAACAAGCAGTGAAGGTGGCAACAGCTATATCAGAACCTAATGATATTATTTTACTATCACCTGCTTGTGCGAGTTGGGATCAGTATGCAAACTTCGAGTTGCGAGGAAACGATTTTATCAAAGCTGTTTTTCAAATTAAATAA
- the ftsA gene encoding cell division protein FtsA, whose protein sequence is MNQTELYVSLDIGSSSVKVLIGEMANGTLNVIGVGNVKSNGIRKGAIVDIDATVQSIKKAIDQAERMIGMSINEVVLGIPANQAMLQHVKGVVAVNSENREITDEDLERVIDSAQVMSIPPERELVNLVPKQFIVDHLDEIKDPRGMIGIRLEMDGTMLTTSKTILHNVLRCVERAGLQIREIYMQPLASGYFALSEDEKNHGTAFIDIGGGSTTIGIFQDGHLTNISVLPVGGDHLTKDLSIVLKTPTEQAEKIKHQYGHAFYDDASDDELFEVPVIGADIKEQYSQRYISEIIGVRLEELFELVLEEFYRMGIQDLPGGVVITGGVAKLEGLSQLARHILQTRVRLYTPEYIGVREPGYATAVGLIRYAHKEDQFFNRLGGNALGQSKKAEQSTATPKKQKQSNPKDEDKESVMGKARKFIDKFFE, encoded by the coding sequence TTGAATCAGACAGAATTATATGTTTCTCTTGATATTGGTTCTTCATCAGTTAAAGTCCTTATCGGAGAAATGGCGAACGGAACCTTAAATGTGATTGGCGTAGGAAATGTGAAGTCAAATGGGATTCGTAAAGGTGCAATTGTTGATATAGATGCAACCGTGCAGTCAATAAAAAAAGCTATTGATCAAGCTGAACGAATGATCGGAATGTCTATAAACGAAGTAGTATTAGGAATACCTGCTAATCAAGCCATGTTGCAACATGTAAAAGGCGTGGTGGCAGTAAATAGTGAGAATCGTGAAATTACCGATGAAGATTTAGAAAGAGTAATAGATTCAGCTCAAGTAATGTCAATTCCACCCGAAAGAGAATTAGTTAATCTGGTGCCAAAACAATTTATTGTGGATCACTTAGATGAAATTAAAGATCCACGTGGCATGATTGGTATCCGCTTAGAGATGGATGGAACGATGTTGACGACATCAAAAACAATCTTACATAATGTTTTGCGTTGTGTTGAGCGGGCAGGTCTTCAAATTCGTGAAATTTATATGCAACCTCTCGCTTCTGGATATTTTGCCTTATCAGAAGATGAAAAAAATCATGGTACTGCATTTATTGATATTGGTGGAGGATCAACAACAATTGGTATTTTCCAAGACGGTCATTTAACAAATATTTCCGTGTTGCCTGTCGGCGGAGATCATTTGACCAAAGACTTATCTATTGTCTTGAAAACACCAACAGAGCAAGCTGAAAAAATTAAACATCAATATGGACATGCCTTTTACGACGATGCATCTGACGATGAATTGTTTGAAGTTCCTGTAATTGGTGCAGATATAAAAGAACAATATAGTCAGAGATATATATCTGAAATTATAGGTGTTCGTTTAGAAGAGTTGTTTGAATTAGTATTAGAAGAATTCTATCGCATGGGCATTCAAGATTTACCTGGTGGAGTAGTTATTACTGGTGGAGTTGCAAAATTAGAGGGACTTTCACAATTAGCTCGCCATATTTTACAAACTCGTGTAAGACTTTACACTCCGGAGTATATAGGTGTACGTGAGCCTGGATACGCGACAGCGGTTGGCTTAATACGTTACGCTCATAAGGAAGATCAATTCTTTAACCGATTAGGTGGGAATGCGCTTGGTCAATCAAAAAAAGCTGAACAAAGTACAGCAACACCTAAAAAACAAAAGCAAAGTAATCCAAAAGATGAAGACAAAGAAAGTGTAATGGGGAAAGCTCGAAAGTTCATCGATAAGTTTTTTGAATAA
- a CDS encoding DUF881 domain-containing protein, translating to MKKLQNKQTRSLVNKRIIFSLVCLVLGFILAYSYSLSSSKKLSGVSDSSKYFEKEESYREDLIHQKERNKELENELVTRQLEVREIEKSLSGSEEQYESLVGEAEDLRLLMGMLPATGEGVKVQLQDAEYNPASVNPNDYIVHESHVFQVLNELKISGAEAITINGQRLHANSYIKCNGPVITVDGQQFPAPFIIEAIGDPSVLVPSLQLTGGVLDQLVNDNIVVTIEKKSKVQMPAL from the coding sequence TTGAAGAAACTCCAGAATAAACAAACTCGATCACTTGTCAACAAACGTATTATTTTTTCCTTAGTTTGTTTAGTTTTAGGTTTTATTTTAGCTTATTCATATAGTTTATCTAGCAGCAAGAAGCTAAGTGGAGTATCTGACAGTAGCAAGTACTTTGAAAAAGAGGAAAGCTATCGCGAAGATCTAATTCACCAAAAAGAACGTAATAAAGAATTGGAGAATGAACTAGTAACGAGACAACTTGAAGTAAGAGAAATTGAAAAGTCTCTTTCGGGTAGTGAAGAACAATATGAGAGTTTAGTTGGTGAGGCTGAAGATTTACGACTATTGATGGGCATGCTTCCGGCTACAGGTGAAGGTGTAAAAGTGCAGCTTCAAGATGCAGAATATAATCCAGCATCAGTTAATCCGAATGACTATATCGTCCACGAAAGTCATGTCTTTCAAGTGTTAAATGAATTGAAAATATCAGGAGCAGAAGCGATCACTATTAATGGTCAACGACTTCATGCAAATTCGTATATTAAATGTAACGGCCCTGTTATTACTGTAGATGGACAACAATTTCCAGCACCATTCATTATCGAAGCAATCGGTGATCCATCAGTTTTAGTACCATCACTCCAACTTACAGGTGGAGTATTAGACCAATTAGTTAATGATAATATTGTAGTAACAATTGAAAAAAAATCAAAAGTACAAATGCCCGCGTTATAA
- a CDS encoding cell division protein FtsQ/DivIB, giving the protein MDKIIDIEDRIPTLRERRKKRTNRKFTLLLVIFLLTLLGLLYFQSPYSHVQKIVVIGADLASSDDYIEQSGIQNGQSMWEVRTSNSEKQLQKNEWIQDVRVKRSGFTSVTIVVKEWKKSAYIQSESGYDIVLENGSVFQSDQTIAPLDAPLLSDFENQKITMRMVKELAKVKGEVLSMISQIESTPSEVDPYRIRLFMNDGNEVRAVISSFADKMNYYPSIIAQIGKTEKGVIDIEVGSFFQTYLDVYNPQAKEEEIEETPE; this is encoded by the coding sequence GTGGATAAGATTATCGATATTGAAGACCGAATACCAACGCTTAGGGAGCGGCGGAAAAAGAGAACAAATCGCAAGTTCACGTTATTACTCGTTATTTTCTTGCTAACTTTACTTGGTCTCCTCTATTTTCAATCTCCGTATAGTCATGTACAAAAGATAGTTGTTATTGGAGCAGATTTAGCGTCCAGTGATGATTATATCGAACAAAGTGGTATACAAAATGGACAATCAATGTGGGAAGTTAGGACAAGCAACTCGGAAAAACAATTACAAAAAAACGAGTGGATACAAGATGTGAGAGTCAAACGAAGTGGATTCACTTCCGTAACTATAGTTGTGAAAGAATGGAAAAAATCAGCGTATATTCAATCAGAATCTGGTTATGATATCGTGCTTGAGAATGGTTCAGTGTTTCAATCTGATCAGACAATTGCACCGCTGGATGCACCTTTATTAAGTGATTTTGAGAATCAAAAAATCACAATGCGCATGGTAAAAGAACTTGCCAAAGTAAAAGGTGAAGTATTATCCATGATATCTCAAATTGAATCTACTCCTTCAGAAGTAGATCCTTATCGCATTAGACTATTTATGAACGATGGAAATGAAGTAAGAGCCGTTATTTCGTCATTTGCTGATAAAATGAACTATTACCCGTCAATAATTGCACAAATTGGTAAAACTGAAAAAGGTGTCATAGATATTGAAGTGGGTTCATTTTTCCAAACATATTTAGATGTGTATAATCCGCAAGCTAAGGAGGAGGAAATTGAAGAAACTCCAGAATAA
- a CDS encoding DUF881 domain-containing protein → MKLGVYARFTFILLIVGFMIAVQYNTVQKPESRDTRDIWEIRQELSTEKKLHSELLSKIRDINEMITKYDNLQSESPARALNDTLATLREKAGLTEVTGPGLELIIEPSLEAVAFGQSVTSISPDLLVRLLNEINRFNGHYVSIDGKRIIQSSPIRDINGETTVNSVNVQTPPFKILIGTDSSEDAEKLYNHLQSSMIMDDFFIDNLYLTIGEPQNQIKIPAFDQTFKNNYLKNTSEGD, encoded by the coding sequence ATGAAACTAGGTGTTTATGCCCGCTTCACGTTTATCTTATTAATTGTTGGCTTTATGATTGCTGTTCAGTACAATACTGTACAAAAACCTGAATCACGAGATACTCGTGATATTTGGGAAATCAGGCAAGAACTTTCAACTGAAAAAAAGTTGCACTCTGAGTTGCTGTCTAAAATTCGTGACATTAACGAAATGATTACGAAATACGACAACTTACAATCTGAAAGTCCTGCACGAGCATTAAATGATACACTGGCAACATTAAGAGAAAAAGCTGGGTTAACCGAAGTGACTGGTCCGGGGTTAGAGTTAATCATTGAACCATCGTTAGAAGCAGTCGCATTTGGTCAAAGTGTAACGAGTATTTCACCAGATTTGCTTGTTCGTTTATTAAATGAAATTAATCGCTTCAATGGACACTATGTTTCAATTGATGGCAAACGAATTATCCAATCTTCGCCAATTCGAGATATCAATGGAGAAACAACTGTCAATAGTGTTAACGTGCAAACGCCACCTTTTAAGATTCTAATCGGAACAGACAGCTCAGAAGACGCAGAGAAACTTTACAATCATTTGCAATCTTCTATGATTATGGATGACTTTTTTATTGATAATTTATACTTAACGATAGGTGAACCACAAAATCAAATTAAAATTCCAGCATTCGATCAAACTTTTAAAAATAATTACTTAAAAAATACATCGGAAGGGGACTAA
- a CDS encoding small basic family protein has product MWLPLLGLILGISLGLLTDIQIPSVYENYLSIAVLAALDTLFGGIRAQLQHVYDDKVFVSGFFFNIALAAGLAFLGVHLGVDLYLAAIFAFGVRLFQNIAVIRRILLTKWTERKGTID; this is encoded by the coding sequence ATGTGGCTACCATTACTTGGCTTAATCTTGGGGATATCACTTGGATTACTGACTGATATTCAAATCCCTTCTGTGTATGAAAACTATCTATCTATTGCGGTCCTAGCAGCACTAGACACTTTGTTTGGAGGGATACGCGCTCAACTACAACATGTTTATGACGATAAAGTATTTGTTTCGGGATTTTTCTTTAATATTGCACTTGCAGCAGGACTAGCTTTTCTTGGTGTTCACTTAGGTGTTGACTTGTATTTAGCCGCAATTTTTGCATTCGGTGTACGTCTATTCCAAAATATTGCAGTTATTAGACGGATCTTGTTAACAAAATGGACGGAAAGAAAAGGGACTATTGACTAA
- the mraY gene encoding phospho-N-acetylmuramoyl-pentapeptide-transferase, with the protein MTLVTTFMIVGIGFLLTVLLTPLFIQVIKRMKFGQSIREEGPQSHMKKAGTPTMGGFVFIISIVLTTLGVAFYLEMLTTQTIVLVLVFVGFGLIGFLDDFIKVALKRNLGLTSLQKLIGQIVIAIASFMLLIQGPFETTVSVPFTDWSIDLGIAYIAFMIFWLVGFSNAVNLTDGLDGLVSGTASIAFTTLGVLALIYQQQDIAIFAFAVTGALLGFLIFNANPAKIFMGDTGSLALGGALAMGSILVKQELLLVIIGVVFVVETLSVIIQVISFKTTGKRIFKMSPIHHHFELSGWSEWKIVVVFWSTSFLAAFIVVMLEVL; encoded by the coding sequence ATGACACTCGTAACAACATTTATGATTGTAGGAATCGGCTTTTTACTTACGGTTCTTTTAACCCCACTTTTTATTCAGGTAATCAAACGGATGAAATTTGGTCAAAGTATCCGCGAAGAAGGTCCACAATCTCATATGAAAAAAGCAGGTACTCCTACTATGGGTGGATTTGTCTTTATTATCTCTATAGTCTTAACAACACTAGGAGTTGCCTTTTATTTAGAAATGTTAACCACACAAACGATTGTTTTAGTTTTAGTGTTTGTTGGATTTGGTCTTATTGGGTTTTTAGATGACTTTATTAAAGTAGCCCTAAAACGAAATTTAGGATTGACTTCACTACAAAAATTAATCGGGCAAATTGTGATAGCTATTGCTTCTTTTATGTTACTTATACAAGGACCATTTGAAACGACAGTTAGTGTACCTTTTACTGACTGGTCGATTGATCTTGGGATAGCGTATATTGCTTTTATGATTTTTTGGCTTGTTGGATTTTCAAATGCTGTGAATCTAACGGATGGTCTAGATGGTCTTGTTTCTGGTACAGCATCAATTGCATTTACTACATTAGGCGTTTTAGCCTTAATCTATCAACAACAAGATATTGCTATATTTGCTTTTGCTGTGACAGGAGCACTTCTTGGGTTCCTAATATTTAATGCAAATCCGGCAAAAATATTTATGGGTGATACAGGTTCACTTGCTCTCGGTGGTGCCCTTGCAATGGGTTCTATTTTAGTTAAACAAGAGCTGTTGCTGGTGATCATTGGTGTGGTTTTTGTTGTCGAAACGTTATCGGTTATCATACAAGTTATCAGCTTTAAAACAACAGGCAAACGAATTTTCAAAATGAGTCCTATCCATCATCATTTTGAATTGTCAGGTTGGTCTGAATGGAAAATAGTTGTTGTCTTTTGGTCAACTTCTTTCCTAGCAGCTTTTATCGTAGTTATGCTGGAGGTATTATAA
- the ftsZ gene encoding cell division protein FtsZ, with the protein MLEFDTSLDQLAVIKVIGVGGGGNNAVNRMIEHGVKGVEFIAVNTDAQALNLSKSPVKLQIGAKLTRGLGAGANPEVGKKAAEESKEQIEEALRGADMVFVTAGMGGGTGTGAAPVIAQIAREIGALTVGVVTRPFTFEGRKRSTQAMTGITAMKEAIDTLIVIPNDRLLEIVDKNTPMLEAFREADNVLRQGVQGISDLIAVPGLINLDFADVKTIMSNKGSALMGIGISTGENRAAEAAKKAISSPLLETSIDGAKGVLMNITGGSNLSLFEVQEAADIVASASDEDVNMIFGSVINDNLKDEIIVTVIATGFNDVVPTPRPTRSSGFGAGRSQQAAPQQQQQAPTRESRREEAPSYQQPEPTRREQQTPQHEETLDIPTFLRNRQKRN; encoded by the coding sequence ATGTTAGAGTTTGATACAAGTTTAGATCAACTTGCCGTTATCAAAGTAATTGGTGTCGGTGGTGGCGGAAATAACGCTGTGAACCGTATGATTGAACACGGCGTAAAAGGTGTAGAATTTATTGCAGTAAATACAGATGCACAAGCATTGAATTTATCAAAATCACCAGTGAAGTTACAAATTGGTGCAAAATTAACACGTGGACTTGGGGCTGGAGCAAATCCTGAGGTTGGTAAAAAAGCAGCTGAAGAAAGTAAAGAACAAATTGAAGAAGCTTTACGAGGAGCTGACATGGTATTTGTGACTGCTGGTATGGGTGGTGGAACTGGAACTGGCGCTGCACCTGTGATCGCTCAAATCGCACGTGAGATTGGTGCTTTAACAGTTGGTGTAGTTACCCGTCCATTCACTTTTGAAGGTCGTAAACGCTCGACCCAAGCAATGACTGGTATCACAGCTATGAAAGAAGCAATTGATACATTAATCGTCATTCCAAATGATCGATTACTTGAAATTGTCGATAAAAATACGCCTATGTTAGAAGCATTCCGCGAAGCGGATAATGTACTTCGTCAAGGTGTTCAAGGTATTTCAGATTTAATTGCAGTTCCTGGACTAATTAACTTAGACTTTGCTGATGTGAAAACAATCATGTCAAACAAAGGGTCAGCACTTATGGGTATTGGTATTTCAACTGGTGAAAACCGAGCTGCTGAAGCTGCGAAAAAAGCTATTTCAAGTCCACTTCTTGAAACGTCAATTGACGGAGCAAAAGGGGTCTTAATGAATATCACTGGTGGGTCAAACTTAAGTTTATTTGAAGTTCAAGAAGCTGCTGACATTGTTGCTTCAGCATCTGATGAAGATGTAAACATGATTTTTGGTTCTGTAATAAATGATAATTTAAAAGATGAAATTATTGTGACAGTAATTGCCACTGGTTTCAACGATGTTGTACCCACTCCACGTCCTACTCGAAGTAGCGGATTTGGTGCAGGTCGTTCTCAACAAGCGGCACCACAGCAACAACAACAAGCACCAACTCGTGAATCAAGACGTGAAGAAGCTCCTTCATATCAACAACCAGAACCAACTCGAAGAGAGCAACAAACTCCACAACATGAGGAAACATTAGATATCCCTACGTTCTTACGTAATCGTCAAAAAAGGAACTAG
- the ftsW gene encoding putative lipid II flippase FtsW, with amino-acid sequence MPKLQKKPTHIFLFTSLLLTVIGYCFVYSAGSYWGKVHYEDSLPFFWKQFFYGTLGMLCAWIILKANFINNHKFWLSAYILSIILLFAVYIPGLGVVRNGSQSWIQIAGFSLQPAEFVKISVIGFLACILAKGTKLQTKSFVGPLLICLVPAGIILVQPDFGTAFLLIVGGFSLLFIAGLPMRFFVSIGVIGVLGIVGLIASAPYRLQRIYAFLDPWADPLNSGFQGIQSLLAIGPSGLFGHGFGNSRQKFLYLPEPQNDFIFSIIVEEMGFFGALILISLFILFLYTGYRLAILAPTKVGFFAIAGLQSMIGFQIFLNIGVVVGLFPVTGVTLPFISYGGSSLLSTWLIVGLILRFSKDI; translated from the coding sequence ATGCCAAAACTGCAGAAAAAACCTACACATATTTTTCTGTTTACGAGTTTACTATTAACCGTTATTGGTTATTGTTTTGTTTATTCTGCCGGTTCCTACTGGGGGAAAGTCCATTACGAAGATAGCCTACCATTCTTCTGGAAACAATTTTTTTACGGGACTTTAGGGATGTTATGTGCGTGGATAATTTTGAAAGCCAATTTTATAAATAATCATAAATTTTGGTTAAGTGCTTATATTTTATCCATAATTTTATTGTTTGCTGTTTATATCCCAGGTCTTGGTGTAGTTCGAAATGGTTCGCAGAGCTGGATTCAAATAGCTGGTTTTAGTTTGCAACCTGCTGAATTCGTGAAAATTTCAGTCATAGGATTTTTGGCATGTATTCTAGCAAAAGGGACAAAGCTCCAGACTAAGTCCTTTGTAGGACCGTTACTTATTTGTCTAGTTCCAGCTGGTATCATTTTAGTGCAACCTGATTTTGGAACTGCTTTTTTATTAATAGTAGGTGGATTTTCTCTTTTATTTATTGCTGGTTTGCCCATGCGCTTCTTTGTTAGTATTGGGGTAATTGGTGTTCTGGGAATTGTTGGTTTAATCGCATCAGCACCCTATCGATTGCAGCGAATATATGCATTTCTTGATCCTTGGGCAGATCCGTTAAACAGTGGATTTCAAGGCATTCAATCCCTTCTAGCTATTGGTCCATCAGGTTTGTTTGGGCATGGATTTGGTAACAGTAGGCAAAAGTTTTTATATTTACCTGAACCTCAAAATGATTTTATCTTCTCTATAATTGTAGAGGAAATGGGATTTTTTGGTGCCTTAATTCTTATTAGTTTGTTTATACTTTTCTTATACACAGGTTACCGTTTAGCTATTCTTGCGCCTACAAAAGTTGGTTTTTTTGCAATAGCAGGACTTCAGTCCATGATTGGCTTCCAGATATTTTTAAATATTGGTGTTGTCGTTGGGTTATTTCCTGTGACAGGAGTGACTTTGCCTTTTATAAGTTATGGTGGTTCTTCACTATTGTCAACTTGGCTAATAGTAGGACTCATTCTTCGTTTTTCAAAAGACATATAG